In one Geoglobus acetivorans genomic region, the following are encoded:
- the acs gene encoding acetate--CoA ligase, with protein sequence MKGIYPSKEFVLSANVRDPAIYSRASENWVEFWEDFARELEWFEPWYSFLDDSRAPFYRFFVGGKINACYNCVDRHAEKKNKAAIIWEGENGESRIITYYQLYKEVNAFSSALKELGVKQGSKVALYMPNLAEAVIAMLACARIGATHIYIFEGFSAKSAAYRLRDSRAEYLITADGYFRRGRLINLKEKADEACDEYGKIKKVIVVRRAKNEVSMVEERDHWYHDLLIKKDASPEVLDSNHPLFIMYTSGSTAEPKGIVHSTGGYLVHVYATSKMVLDLKPDDIIWTTASLGWITGHSYGVYGPLAVGATTLLYEGAPDYPDICRIFDIIEKYGVTVFYTVPTLARMINGCDISGYDLSSLRLIGSVGEPIDPETWSWLYGELGRKKIPLVNTWWQTETGGHVLSQIPALTPMKPASVGKALPGIEVDIIDDGGKKVKPFEIGNLVIKKPFPGIMLEINGDTSSYIKFYWTKYGKRVYFTGDSAYMDDEGHIWIVGRVDDVINISGHRVSLIELEHAVMEIQDIREVAAVGLPDRVKGSAIALFVVSSNPGKEVAEKITEKIERDIGKIAHPALIVFTPELPRAGGKILRRAIYEAVVNKKISSVVSNPDSVEKLMKLKPSDRGVIVIQQ encoded by the coding sequence ATGAAAGGGATATATCCATCCAAGGAATTCGTCCTGAGTGCCAACGTCAGAGACCCTGCAATCTACTCACGCGCCTCGGAGAACTGGGTTGAGTTCTGGGAGGACTTTGCAAGAGAGCTTGAGTGGTTTGAACCGTGGTACAGCTTTCTGGACGATTCCAGAGCGCCATTCTACAGATTCTTTGTTGGAGGGAAGATAAACGCATGTTACAACTGCGTTGACAGGCATGCCGAGAAGAAGAACAAGGCCGCAATAATATGGGAGGGTGAAAACGGTGAAAGCAGAATCATCACATATTATCAGCTTTACAAAGAAGTCAATGCTTTTTCATCCGCTCTGAAGGAGCTTGGAGTTAAACAGGGGTCGAAAGTTGCACTGTACATGCCAAATCTGGCAGAGGCAGTCATAGCTATGCTCGCATGCGCGAGGATAGGTGCGACACACATATACATTTTCGAGGGTTTCAGCGCCAAATCCGCTGCATACAGGCTCAGGGACAGCAGAGCCGAGTATTTAATAACTGCAGACGGATATTTCAGGCGGGGCAGGCTCATTAACCTGAAGGAGAAGGCTGACGAGGCATGTGACGAATACGGGAAAATAAAAAAGGTCATTGTGGTCAGAAGGGCGAAAAATGAGGTCAGCATGGTCGAAGAAAGAGACCACTGGTATCATGACCTCCTGATCAAGAAGGACGCCTCTCCCGAAGTTCTCGATTCAAATCATCCACTCTTCATAATGTACACGAGCGGATCAACAGCAGAACCAAAGGGTATAGTCCACTCCACAGGCGGATACCTCGTCCACGTTTACGCCACATCCAAAATGGTTCTCGACCTCAAGCCAGACGACATAATATGGACAACCGCAAGCCTTGGATGGATTACCGGGCACAGCTACGGCGTTTACGGACCTCTGGCTGTTGGGGCCACGACGCTCCTGTATGAGGGTGCCCCGGATTATCCGGACATTTGCCGGATTTTCGACATAATTGAAAAGTACGGTGTTACGGTGTTTTACACAGTTCCCACGCTCGCCAGAATGATCAACGGGTGTGATATCAGCGGATACGACCTGAGTTCTCTCAGGTTAATAGGCTCGGTCGGCGAGCCGATAGACCCGGAAACCTGGAGCTGGCTGTACGGTGAGCTCGGGAGGAAGAAGATTCCCCTCGTCAACACGTGGTGGCAGACCGAGACAGGAGGGCATGTCCTGTCCCAGATACCGGCTCTTACCCCAATGAAACCGGCCTCTGTGGGAAAGGCCCTGCCGGGTATTGAGGTGGACATAATAGACGATGGTGGAAAAAAGGTCAAACCCTTCGAAATCGGGAATCTCGTAATCAAAAAACCATTTCCCGGGATTATGCTTGAAATAAACGGCGATACATCAAGCTACATAAAATTCTACTGGACCAAATACGGAAAGAGAGTTTACTTTACCGGGGACTCGGCATACATGGATGACGAGGGCCACATCTGGATCGTTGGAAGGGTTGATGACGTTATCAACATAAGCGGCCACAGGGTTTCACTGATCGAGCTTGAACATGCGGTCATGGAGATTCAGGACATCAGGGAGGTCGCGGCGGTTGGTCTGCCGGACAGAGTTAAGGGAAGCGCCATAGCACTTTTCGTCGTTTCCAGCAATCCCGGAAAAGAGGTGGCAGAAAAAATCACGGAAAAAATCGAAAGGGATATTGGAAAGATTGCACACCCCGCACTGATAGTCTTCACTCCGGAACTGCCGAGGGCGGGCGGAAAGATACTCAGGAGGGCTATTTACGAGGCCGTCGTCAACAAGAAGATTTCATCCGTGGTCAGCAACCCCGATTCCGTTGAGAAGCTCATGAAGCTGAAGCCAAGTGATAGGGGTGTGATTGTTATTCAGCAGTAA
- a CDS encoding Hsp20/alpha crystallin family protein, translating to MRTFDPFDEVRRLQERMVRLLDEFDRFAAPAAEKLIERLGMPVDVIDEGDKFRIVADLPGFDKNDIEIYIEDGDLVIRAVRKEEKEEKDRNFLRRERSFGEVYRRISLPADVQEDRIKARYNNGVLEIEAPKTKSDRKIIRIE from the coding sequence ATGAGAACATTTGACCCGTTTGATGAGGTGAGGCGGCTTCAGGAGAGGATGGTGAGGCTGCTTGACGAGTTTGACAGGTTTGCAGCTCCGGCAGCTGAGAAACTGATTGAGAGGCTTGGAATGCCGGTTGACGTGATAGATGAGGGAGACAAATTCAGGATCGTGGCAGACCTTCCCGGTTTCGACAAGAACGACATCGAGATCTACATTGAAGACGGCGACCTCGTCATAAGGGCAGTCCGAAAGGAAGAAAAAGAGGAGAAGGACAGAAACTTCCTCAGAAGAGAGAGAAGTTTTGGCGAGGTGTACAGGAGGATCAGCCTGCCTGCCGACGTTCAGGAGGACAGGATAAAAGCAAGGTACAACAACGGTGTTCTTGAAATCGAGGCTCCAAAGACCAAGAGCGATAGGAAAATAATCAGGATTGAATAA
- a CDS encoding NAD(P)/FAD-dependent oxidoreductase, translating to MAVIGAGLAGLNAGRILSEYVDVDVYESTAKGGLAGSFCTDDYCIEVFYHHFFRQDSYLIDLLDELKLGNRVVWNTSRVGQAFRGTIYPLNTPLEILRYPGMSLLDKIRLAKFTVTAKKRKYELFDSTSVIDGLRRDAGDRLIERFFLPLLKSKFGENYSDVSYAWLLARVTLRSNRKLSGEELGYLRGGFHQLIDRLSDGLEIIGERARIRKDGRWNVNGTDYDAVVFTAPLPELGELGRRMGIQDVRYQSSICLLISMDSPFTDDLYWINYDAEPFGATIEHTNFMPPEDYGEHLMYVASYTTPDRVYSLTDSEIFRLYLSALRKYGLDENSIRWWRVFRAKFSGPVYEKDFRSKITPYRVADGFYMAGMTSDTNYPERSMNGSLLAGKKAAEIILRDFSLL from the coding sequence GTGGCTGTAATCGGGGCTGGGCTTGCCGGGCTGAATGCCGGCAGGATACTTTCAGAGTATGTGGATGTTGATGTTTACGAAAGCACTGCGAAGGGAGGACTTGCAGGCTCGTTCTGCACCGATGATTACTGCATAGAGGTGTTTTATCATCACTTTTTCAGGCAGGACAGCTATCTGATTGATCTGCTGGATGAGCTGAAGCTCGGGAACAGGGTTGTCTGGAATACTTCAAGAGTCGGACAGGCATTCAGAGGGACAATTTACCCTCTCAACACGCCTCTTGAGATTCTCAGGTATCCCGGAATGAGCCTGCTGGATAAAATCCGGCTCGCAAAATTTACTGTTACCGCAAAGAAAAGGAAATACGAGCTTTTTGACAGTACCAGTGTTATTGATGGCCTGAGGAGGGATGCGGGAGACAGGCTCATCGAGAGGTTTTTCCTCCCTCTGCTGAAATCCAAGTTTGGTGAGAATTACAGTGATGTCAGCTACGCGTGGCTCCTCGCCCGGGTAACTCTCAGGAGTAACAGAAAGCTGAGCGGAGAGGAGCTGGGATACCTTAGGGGTGGGTTTCACCAGCTGATCGACAGGTTGTCTGATGGGCTTGAGATAATTGGTGAGAGGGCGAGGATCAGAAAGGACGGGCGGTGGAATGTCAACGGTACTGACTATGATGCTGTTGTTTTCACGGCGCCACTCCCGGAGCTTGGAGAGCTTGGAAGGAGGATGGGCATTCAGGATGTCAGATATCAGAGCAGTATCTGTCTCCTGATTTCAATGGATTCTCCGTTCACGGATGATCTTTACTGGATCAACTATGATGCAGAACCGTTTGGCGCGACAATAGAGCACACAAACTTCATGCCCCCTGAGGATTACGGGGAGCACCTGATGTATGTTGCATCATACACGACCCCCGATAGGGTTTATTCCCTTACCGACAGCGAGATTTTCAGGCTTTACCTCTCAGCTCTCAGGAAATACGGGCTGGATGAAAATTCGATAAGGTGGTGGAGGGTTTTCAGAGCCAAATTCAGCGGGCCAGTTTATGAGAAAGACTTCAGGAGCAAGATAACACCCTACAGGGTAGCGGACGGGTTTTACATGGCTGGAATGACTTCCGATACAAACTATCCGGAAAGGAGCATGAATGGCAGCCTTCTCGCAGGCAAAAAAGCGGCTGAAATCATTCTGAGGGATTTTTCGCTGCTGTGA
- a CDS encoding 3-isopropylmalate dehydratase large subunit, whose product MGKTIAEKIFSEKSGEDAYAGDIVIARVDQIALQDGTAPLAIRQIQALGIDEKNIKGAEITHFFVDHAAPSPRKELSNDHRFICEFARKSGADFSKPGNGIIHQIMVERYVNPGDLVVGADSHTCTYGALGAFSTGMGSTDVAIAVALGKNWFRVPETFRVEVNGKMPEGVYPKDLMLTIIGELGVDGATYKALEFHGDTIDGMHIDGRLTMANMAIECGAKAGLFKSDGETKRYLTERGRADRFREIRPDSDAEYERELYFDAGDLEPVVSKPHNVDNVAPVSEVEGTPVDQVFVGTCTNGRLSDIEIVARMLKGKKVSENVRLIVGPASREIYIQADERGYLKTIVEAGGIVIPPGCGPCVGIHMGILADGEVCVSTQNRNFKGRMGNPEAEIYLASPATAAATAIEGRITDPRKYL is encoded by the coding sequence ATGGGCAAAACCATTGCCGAGAAAATCTTCTCAGAGAAAAGCGGTGAAGACGCTTACGCAGGAGACATCGTCATAGCCAGAGTCGACCAGATTGCTCTGCAGGATGGTACCGCTCCTCTCGCAATAAGACAGATACAGGCTCTGGGAATAGATGAGAAAAACATCAAAGGTGCTGAAATCACCCACTTCTTCGTGGATCACGCTGCACCTTCGCCGAGAAAAGAGCTGAGCAATGACCACAGGTTCATATGCGAATTTGCAAGGAAGTCCGGTGCCGATTTCAGCAAACCCGGAAATGGAATAATCCACCAGATAATGGTCGAGAGATACGTGAACCCCGGAGACCTTGTTGTGGGAGCAGACAGTCACACATGCACCTACGGCGCACTTGGGGCTTTTTCAACCGGTATGGGGTCAACCGACGTTGCGATTGCCGTTGCCCTCGGTAAAAACTGGTTCAGGGTTCCGGAAACGTTCAGAGTTGAAGTGAATGGAAAAATGCCTGAAGGGGTGTATCCAAAGGACCTGATGCTCACGATAATCGGAGAGCTCGGGGTTGATGGTGCAACGTACAAGGCTCTGGAGTTCCACGGAGACACAATAGACGGCATGCACATCGACGGCAGACTGACGATGGCCAACATGGCAATCGAGTGCGGGGCAAAAGCCGGACTGTTCAAGAGCGACGGGGAAACAAAAAGGTATCTGACTGAAAGAGGCAGGGCCGACAGGTTCAGGGAGATCAGGCCCGACAGCGATGCAGAATACGAGAGGGAACTGTATTTCGATGCCGGAGATCTCGAACCGGTGGTCTCGAAACCCCACAATGTGGACAATGTCGCTCCTGTTTCAGAGGTTGAGGGAACTCCAGTCGACCAGGTGTTCGTGGGGACATGCACGAACGGGAGGCTGAGCGACATAGAGATCGTGGCCAGAATGCTCAAGGGGAAGAAGGTCTCAGAGAACGTGAGGCTGATCGTTGGGCCGGCAAGCAGGGAGATATACATTCAGGCCGACGAGAGAGGATACCTGAAAACCATTGTCGAGGCGGGCGGAATCGTGATCCCTCCGGGATGCGGTCCCTGCGTCGGAATACACATGGGCATACTCGCCGACGGTGAGGTGTGCGTCTCAACACAGAACAGAAACTTCAAGGGTAGAATGGGCAACCCGGAGGCCGAGATCTACCTCGCATCCCCGGCGACTGCAGCAGCAACGGCCATCGAGGGCAGAATCACGGACCCGAGAAAATACCTCTAA
- a CDS encoding OBG GTPase family GTP-binding protein has protein sequence MDIHQEIKRLEEEIRKTPYNKATEHHIGRLKAKLARLKEEAEKQRKKTGGEQYAIKKEGDATAVLVGYPSVGKSTILNALTGAKSEVGDYDFTTLKPVPGMLEYNGAKIQIVDVPGLIEGASRGRGRGREILAAVRNADIIIIVVDVFTLENIDVLKNELYEGGIRLDEKPPDVVIKKKATGGLSIKSTVDLSIDEQTIRSILREYKIHNGEILIREDITIDRLIDAILGNRAYIPSITVVNKIDLYPDAQIPENAIAVSAEKKINLDKLVEEIYRKLDFIRVYLKPPGGKMEEEPMILRRGARVEDVCRKIHRDLLENFKYARVWGRSVKFEGQKVGLEHELEDGDVITVYAR, from the coding sequence ATGGACATTCATCAGGAAATAAAGAGGCTTGAAGAGGAGATACGGAAAACACCGTACAACAAAGCCACCGAGCACCACATAGGCAGGCTGAAGGCCAAGCTCGCCAGGCTTAAAGAGGAGGCAGAGAAGCAGAGAAAGAAGACCGGCGGAGAACAGTACGCAATTAAAAAGGAAGGAGATGCTACGGCCGTTCTTGTTGGCTATCCCTCAGTAGGCAAGTCCACGATACTCAACGCCCTGACGGGGGCAAAAAGCGAGGTTGGGGATTACGATTTCACTACCCTCAAACCCGTTCCGGGAATGCTTGAATACAACGGTGCAAAGATTCAGATTGTCGATGTTCCCGGACTGATTGAAGGGGCATCCAGAGGGAGAGGCAGGGGCAGGGAGATTCTCGCAGCCGTCAGAAATGCGGACATCATAATAATCGTCGTTGACGTTTTCACCCTCGAAAATATAGATGTATTGAAAAATGAGCTTTACGAGGGCGGTATTAGGCTTGATGAAAAACCTCCAGATGTTGTTATAAAAAAGAAGGCCACGGGTGGGCTTAGCATAAAATCCACAGTGGATCTATCCATCGACGAGCAGACAATACGGAGCATTCTCAGGGAATACAAGATACACAACGGCGAGATCCTGATAAGAGAGGACATAACGATCGACAGGTTGATCGATGCGATTCTCGGAAACAGAGCGTACATACCCTCAATAACAGTTGTCAACAAGATAGACCTGTATCCTGACGCCCAAATTCCAGAAAACGCCATAGCAGTGTCTGCAGAGAAAAAGATTAACCTTGATAAGCTTGTAGAAGAAATCTACCGCAAACTGGACTTCATAAGGGTTTACCTCAAACCTCCCGGCGGAAAGATGGAAGAGGAGCCAATGATTCTCAGAAGGGGGGCGAGGGTCGAGGATGTCTGCAGAAAAATCCACAGAGACCTTCTTGAAAACTTCAAGTACGCCAGAGTGTGGGGCAGGAGCGTGAAATTTGAGGGGCAGAAGGTCGGACTGGAGCACGAGCTTGAAGACGGAGACGTAATAACAGTATATGCAAGATAA
- a CDS encoding PD-(D/E)XK nuclease family protein: protein MKYPASWVFRCPFQIYLAGKYPEYSRIEAEAIERGRKAEVEFERMLKILRTPYRKQKPLNYRTKYYTIYGRADFVTHTEVYEVKSVRTFRKPTKNWVGQLNLYLAMSGRKKGFLVEYNGEKFRKYEINYSDRLFRESIEFFNYLHSGKYYRDTSYCQWCSYSFICEEL, encoded by the coding sequence GTGAAATATCCCGCATCGTGGGTATTCAGATGCCCTTTCCAGATATACCTGGCGGGAAAGTATCCGGAATACAGCCGAATCGAGGCTGAGGCTATCGAAAGGGGACGAAAAGCTGAGGTCGAATTTGAGCGGATGCTGAAGATCCTCAGAACTCCTTACAGGAAGCAGAAACCTCTGAACTACCGGACAAAATACTACACGATATACGGGAGGGCAGATTTTGTAACTCACACAGAGGTTTACGAGGTCAAGAGTGTGAGGACATTCCGCAAGCCCACAAAAAACTGGGTCGGACAGCTGAACCTCTACCTCGCAATGTCCGGAAGAAAAAAAGGGTTCCTCGTGGAGTACAATGGTGAGAAATTCAGGAAATACGAGATAAATTACAGCGACAGGCTCTTTCGTGAGAGCATTGAGTTCTTCAACTACCTGCATTCCGGGAAATACTACAGAGACACATCGTACTGCCAGTGGTGTTCATACTCGTTTATCTGCGAGGAACTTTAG
- a CDS encoding aspartate kinase → MRIVMKFGGASVKDGKNILHCANLVKKFARGNEIVVVTSAMYGVTDSLLHAAKKCCNDPSPGFIKLFIAEMTKKHYDAVNEAVKNEEIKSKVLSRIDKLLDELEKVLLGINYLGELTPRRLDYILSFGERLTAPILSASLLSTGVDSLSLEGGDAGIITDDNYGRGKPLPDTYGTIKSRIEPLLTIKKTIPVVTGFIGVTKHGTITTLGRGGSDLSATLIAAALNADEVWLWKEVDGVMTTDPKIVPEARLIPEISYQEAMELSHFGAKILHPRALEPVMKKRIPVRIKNTFNPDAEGTVIKERVSSTKDIVKALSLIEKVGIVNISGAGFDFADVMADVFKRLSEERVNVIMVSQSSSELNLSIVVDEADIDRAIKALGDLVNGISSVSKIENIAVISAVGAGMAGTPGVAGRIFSALGKNRINVIMISQSCSEFNVSFAVTQEDGKRAVKILHDEFGLARR, encoded by the coding sequence ATGAGAATCGTAATGAAGTTCGGCGGTGCAAGCGTAAAGGACGGGAAAAACATACTCCATTGCGCTAATCTCGTTAAAAAATTCGCCAGGGGTAACGAAATAGTTGTGGTCACATCGGCAATGTATGGTGTTACAGATTCACTGCTTCACGCTGCCAAAAAATGCTGTAACGACCCGTCACCCGGGTTCATAAAACTCTTCATAGCAGAAATGACCAAAAAACACTACGATGCGGTGAATGAAGCAGTCAAAAACGAAGAAATCAAATCAAAAGTCCTCTCAAGAATCGACAAACTTCTCGACGAGCTTGAAAAGGTTCTGCTCGGTATCAACTACCTGGGGGAGCTGACTCCGAGAAGGCTCGATTACATCCTGTCTTTCGGGGAGAGGCTAACAGCTCCGATCCTCTCAGCTTCGCTCCTCTCAACAGGTGTGGACTCCCTCTCGCTTGAGGGTGGTGATGCAGGGATAATCACCGATGATAACTACGGAAGAGGAAAGCCCCTGCCCGACACATACGGGACGATAAAGAGCCGCATAGAGCCACTTCTCACGATCAAAAAAACAATACCGGTCGTGACGGGATTCATAGGTGTAACCAAGCATGGCACAATCACAACCCTCGGACGGGGTGGCAGTGACCTGTCTGCCACGCTAATAGCCGCTGCACTGAACGCTGACGAGGTGTGGCTGTGGAAGGAAGTTGACGGGGTCATGACCACCGATCCAAAGATAGTGCCGGAGGCGAGGCTCATCCCAGAGATCAGCTACCAGGAAGCGATGGAGCTGTCCCACTTCGGAGCGAAGATCCTCCATCCAAGAGCCCTTGAGCCGGTGATGAAGAAGAGAATCCCCGTGAGAATAAAGAATACATTCAATCCGGATGCTGAGGGGACCGTTATCAAGGAGAGAGTCTCATCGACGAAGGACATAGTAAAGGCCCTCAGCCTTATTGAGAAGGTTGGGATCGTGAACATAAGCGGTGCCGGTTTCGATTTCGCAGATGTCATGGCTGATGTCTTCAAAAGGCTGTCGGAGGAGAGAGTTAACGTCATAATGGTGTCCCAGAGTTCTTCAGAACTGAACCTGTCAATAGTTGTTGACGAGGCAGACATAGACCGGGCGATAAAGGCTCTCGGAGACCTCGTGAACGGTATCAGCAGCGTATCCAAGATAGAGAACATTGCAGTAATAAGTGCTGTGGGGGCGGGGATGGCAGGTACGCCCGGAGTGGCGGGAAGAATTTTCTCGGCTCTCGGTAAAAACAGGATAAACGTGATCATGATCAGCCAGAGCTGCAGCGAGTTCAACGTCAGCTTTGCGGTTACTCAGGAGGACGGGAAGAGGGCAGTAAAGATACTCCATGACGAATTCGGACTGGCAAGAAGATAA
- a CDS encoding DUF1152 domain-containing protein: protein MKILDIAMNAERALLIGIGGGGDIISTIYVKNFLEKFGVECICGGVVWERYRRDRKVGPRSLDEIEGVERISRTLGYVSGGERLGSITPIVSQVADFLKERVLAVSITEGVFTLKDDLQEFINASEIDIVFGVDAGGDSLARGNERGLTSPLADSVMLSALSDLNSILAVVGFGSDGELSRRELETYLSELHSAVYGVSIVEVNGEIIEFLMGVESEASKIPAIARNGYFGKYSFWGELELEISILNSLIFYLDLKEVYMRSPMARAIYSTKSIVEANEILNRMGIKTEYDLEKEMERADRITAAKNPSE, encoded by the coding sequence GTGAAGATATTGGACATCGCGATGAATGCTGAAAGGGCACTTCTGATAGGCATAGGTGGAGGAGGGGACATCATAAGCACGATTTACGTGAAAAACTTCCTCGAAAAATTTGGAGTGGAGTGCATATGCGGCGGAGTCGTGTGGGAAAGGTACAGAAGGGACAGGAAGGTTGGCCCAAGGAGTCTGGATGAAATAGAGGGAGTTGAGAGAATATCCAGAACGCTCGGGTACGTTTCGGGCGGTGAAAGGCTGGGCAGCATAACGCCAATTGTCTCCCAGGTCGCAGACTTTCTGAAGGAAAGGGTGCTTGCTGTCAGCATCACAGAGGGTGTCTTTACCCTGAAGGACGATTTGCAGGAATTTATCAATGCCAGCGAAATAGACATCGTTTTTGGAGTTGATGCGGGCGGAGACTCTCTTGCAAGGGGGAACGAAAGAGGCCTTACGAGCCCGCTCGCAGACTCAGTTATGCTTTCAGCCCTTTCCGACCTGAACTCCATCCTTGCCGTTGTGGGATTCGGGAGTGATGGGGAGCTGAGCAGAAGGGAGCTTGAAACCTATCTTTCAGAACTTCACAGTGCAGTGTATGGCGTAAGCATTGTGGAGGTCAACGGCGAGATTATCGAGTTTCTCATGGGTGTTGAGAGCGAGGCCTCAAAAATCCCGGCAATCGCAAGAAATGGATACTTCGGAAAATACAGCTTCTGGGGGGAGCTTGAGCTTGAAATTTCAATCCTCAATTCTCTGATATTCTATCTGGATCTGAAGGAGGTTTACATGCGAAGCCCCATGGCCAGAGCAATTTACAGCACAAAGAGCATAGTGGAGGCAAACGAAATACTCAACAGGATGGGCATAAAAACCGAGTACGACCTGGAAAAGGAAATGGAAAGAGCGGACAGAATCACAGCAGCGAAAAATCCCTCAGAATGA
- a CDS encoding gamma carbonic anhydrase family protein translates to MKVGNGVFIAETAVVRGDVEIGDDSSIWYNAVVRGDVDYIRIGSETNIQDNVVVHVDEGEPCEIGSRVTVGHSAVVHACRIADNVLIGMGAIVLNGAEVGEYTIVGAGSVLTGKKYPEHSLILGVPGKVVRELTDSELEFIERSWKNYIRLKNRYLGME, encoded by the coding sequence ATGAAAGTTGGAAACGGTGTATTCATCGCAGAAACTGCAGTTGTCAGAGGGGACGTGGAGATTGGAGACGATTCAAGCATCTGGTACAATGCTGTGGTCAGGGGAGACGTGGATTACATAAGGATAGGCAGCGAGACGAACATTCAGGACAATGTCGTCGTCCATGTGGATGAGGGTGAGCCGTGTGAAATCGGGAGCAGGGTTACGGTTGGCCACTCTGCTGTTGTTCATGCATGCAGGATAGCCGACAATGTTCTCATAGGCATGGGTGCGATTGTTCTGAACGGGGCGGAGGTTGGTGAATACACGATCGTAGGGGCAGGTTCTGTTCTTACCGGTAAGAAGTATCCGGAGCACTCGCTCATACTGGGCGTTCCGGGAAAGGTTGTTAGAGAGCTCACCGATTCCGAGCTTGAGTTCATAGAGAGAAGCTGGAAGAACTACATACGGCTCAAGAACAGGTATCTTGGCATGGAATGA
- a CDS encoding ferredoxin-thioredoxin reductase catalytic domain-containing protein, producing the protein MSPEEYVQTARRIAQSKGWELNPDKELVLELVKGLLENRRRYGKSYCPCRVVAGNEELDRKIICPCVYAGQDISEYGRCFCGLYVTREVYSSAGEMPAVIPDRHAEELLKFLADKRV; encoded by the coding sequence GTGAGTCCTGAGGAGTATGTGCAAACAGCCAGAAGGATCGCTCAGAGTAAGGGGTGGGAACTGAACCCCGACAAAGAGCTTGTTCTTGAGCTGGTGAAAGGCCTGCTGGAAAACAGGAGGAGGTACGGGAAGAGTTACTGTCCGTGCAGGGTTGTGGCTGGAAATGAGGAGCTTGACAGGAAGATAATCTGCCCATGTGTTTATGCCGGGCAGGACATATCCGAATACGGGAGGTGTTTCTGCGGGCTTTACGTGACCCGGGAAGTTTACAGCAGTGCAGGGGAAATGCCTGCAGTAATACCGGACAGACATGCAGAAGAGCTGCTAAAGTTCCTCGCAGATAAACGAGTATGA
- a CDS encoding glutaredoxin domain-containing protein, which yields MLRVYALSTCPYCKKTLKFLEENGIEADVVFIDLLDMEKKEMAMREAYSYAGMYAVPVVVYGDVVIAGFDKGKLEKLVEMIKGES from the coding sequence ATGCTGAGGGTCTATGCCCTTTCAACCTGTCCCTACTGCAAAAAGACTCTGAAGTTTCTTGAGGAGAACGGCATTGAGGCTGATGTGGTATTCATTGACCTGCTCGACATGGAGAAAAAGGAAATGGCCATGAGGGAGGCCTACAGCTATGCTGGCATGTACGCCGTGCCGGTCGTGGTTTACGGAGATGTGGTGATTGCGGGCTTTGATAAGGGGAAGCTCGAAAAGCTCGTGGAGATGATAAAGGGTGAGTCCTGA